GGCGGACTCGTGCACGAGCTGCTCGACCGCGCGCTGCGCGACGTGGCCGACGCCGAGGACGAGCTGGGCAGGCTCGACGCGGTGGCGGGCGACGGGGATCACGGTCAGGGCATCGTGCGCGGCCTGCGGGCCGCCGTCCGGGCCGCCGACGAGGCCGGCAGCGACTCGGCGGACCCCCGCTCGATCGGCGACGCCCTGCTGGCGGCCGGGACCGCGTTGGCCGACGCGGCCGGTGGGGCTTCCGGGGCGCTCTACGGCACGCTGCTCAGCCAGACCGGGGCCGGACTGCGCGACCACGGGAGCGTGAGCACCGCCCTGCTGGCCGAAGCGGTGCGGGAGGCCGCACGGGCGGTGGCCGAGCTCGGCGGCGCCGCGAAGGGCGACAAGACGCTGCTCGACGCGCTGGAACCGTTCGCCGAGGAGCTCGCCGAACAGGCCCGTGCCGGAGCCGAACCGCCCACCGCGCTGACCGCCTCGGCCGAGGTGGCCACCCAGGCCGCACGGGACACCGCGCTGCTGACCTCCGCGCGCGGTCGCGCCTCCCGACTGGGCGGGCACGACCAGGGCACCGCCGACCCCGGTGCCACCTCCCTGGCCCTGTTGCTCAACGCCGTGGCCGCCGGAGTCTCCGACGGCGCCCGCGAGCGGAATCGTCGAAAGGGGAACCCGCGATCATGAGCCCGATCACCGTGGCCGTGGCGGCCGACAACGCCGGTGTGGAACTCAAGAAGCTGCTCGCCGAACAGCTGGAGGGTGACTCCAGGGTGGGCGAGGTGCTGGACTACGGGGTGCACGACGACTCCGACGACCGGGCCTACCCCCGGCTGGGGCTGGCGGCGGCCGAAGCCGTGGCGCGCGGTGAGGCCGACCGGGCGGTGCTGGTCTGCGGCACCGGGATCGGCATGTGCGTCTCGGCCAACAAGGTCGAGGGAGTGCGCGCTACGGTCGCGCACGACTCCTATTCGGCGGAGCGCTCGATCAAGTCGAACGACTGCCAGGTGCTGACCATGGGAGCCAGGGTCATCGGGCCCGAGCTGGCCAGACGACTGGTCGACGAGTGGCTGGGCTATTCCTTCGACCCGTCCTCGGCGAGCGCGGCCAAGGTCGCCTACATAACCGACTACGAACACCAGAGCTGATAGCCGCGGCCGTCGGCGGCAGCGGTGGGGAACGGCCGGAGTGCCCCGGAGCGGTGAGGCCGGCCCCGGCCCGCCGTCGCGGTGAGCCATCGGACAGCGGTGGGACCGCTGAAGGAGGAATCAACAGTGCGCGTGCTGGCAGCGGGAGACAACTTCGTCGGCCCGGACCTGCTCGAGACCGCGGTGCGTTCCCAGGTGGACGACCCGGAGGTCGGCAAGCTCAAACTTCCCTGGCCGGTCGAGCCGTTCGGCCCCGTCGGCGGGGTCGAGGAGGCCAGCGGAACCGAACAGCAGGTGATCGAGGCCGTCGAGGGCGCCGAGGTGTGCGTGACCCAGATGGCACCGTTCACCGAGCGGGTGTTCGCCGCCGCTCCCTCGCTGAAGCTGGTCGCCGTCTCGCGCGGCGGTCCGGTCAACGTGGACCTGGCGGCCGCTACGAGGGCGGGGGTCTCGGTGACCTACGCGCCGGGGCGCAACGCCGCCGCTGCCGCCGAGTACGCGGTCGGCATGATCCTGGCGGCGATGCGGCGCATCCCCGACTCCGACTCGGAGCTCAAGCGGGGCGAGTGGCGGGGCGACTTCTACGCCTACCCCGAGACGGGCATCGAGCTGGAGGGCAGCACGGTCGGCCTGGTCGGCTACGGCGCGATCGGCAGCAGGGTCGCCAGGGTGCTGCGCGCCTTCGGCGCCGAGGTGCTGGTGGCCGACCCCTACACCGACCCGGACAAGCTGCGGGCCGACGGGGTGGAGCCGGTCGCGCTGGAGGAGATGCTGCCGCGCTGTTCGGTGGTCAGCCTGCACGCCAGGCTCACCCCGGAGACCAAGCACCTGCTCGACGCCGACCGGCTGGCGCTGCTGCCCGAGGGAGCGGTGCTGGTCAACACCGCGAGGGGCGGGCTGCTCGACTACCGGCCGCTGCCCGGGCTGCTGCGTGACGGCAAGCTGGGCGCGCTGGCGCTGGACGTCTACGACGAGGAACCCCCGCCGCCCGAGTGGCCGCTGCACGGCGCGCCCAACCTCATCACCACCCCGCACCTGGCGGGGGCCACGCGGCAGACCGCGCACCGGGCCGCCGGGATCGTCGCTGCCGAGGTCGGGCGCTACGCGCGCGGCGAGCCGGCCGCGCACCTGGCCAACCCCGACGTCCTGGGGAGCGAGACATGATCACCGCGGTCGACATCGGGACTTCGCTGACCAAGGCGGCGGCCTTCGACGACTCGGGTCGCGTGCTGGTCGAGGCGAGCAGGCACTCGCGCCTGGAGCACCACACCGACGGCAGGGTCGAACAGGACCTCGACGACGTCGTGTCCACTGTGGCCGCGGTGGTGCGCGAGGTGGGGGAGCGGACCGGGCAGCGGCCGCGCGCGGTGGCGCTGACCGGGCAGGGTGACGGGCTGTGGCTGCGGGACTCAGCCGGAAGGCCGGTCCGCCGGCCCATCTCGTGGATGGACGGTCGCGCCGCTCCCGTGGTGAAGCGGTGGCAGCGCGACGGGGTCAGCAGGCAGGTCTACGACCGCACCGGCAACGGGCTGTTCCCCGGTGCGCAGGGCCCCCTGCTGGCCCACCTCCGCGATCACGAGCCGGAGTCGCTGCGCGAGGCCGCGGTGGCCGGTTACTGCGTCGACTCGGTGCTGCACGTGCTGACCGGTGAGATCGGCGTGGACGCCTCGGACGCCTCCGTGCCGTTCCTGGACGCCGACACCAGGGAGTACGACGAGCAGGCGCTGCGGGCCTGCGGGCTTGAGGAGTACCGGCACCTGCTGCCCGAACCGGCCCGGCCGAGGCAGTTGTTCGAGCTCGGCGCCAACGGTGCCGAACTGCTCGGGTTACCCCGGGGGCTGCCGGTCACGGCGGGGCCGTTCGACCTGCCCGCCTGCGCCGTGGGCGGTGGGCTGCGCGAGTTCGGCGACGGGCTGCTGATCGTGGGGACCACGCTGGCCTGCCAGGTGCTGACCGAGGTGGGCAAGCGCCGCTGGCAGGACGAGCCGTCCGGGATGTGGCTGTGCACGCCCGAGGAGGACGAGCTGCTGCACGGCATGCCCGCGATGGTGGGCACGGCCAGCCTCGACTGGGTGCTGGAGCTGCTCGGGATGGAGATCGGCGACCTGGGTGGTGCGCTGGAGACCAGCCCGCCCGGCGCCAACGACGTCTCCGCACTGCCGTTCCTGGCTCCGGGCGGGGAGCGCTCGCCGTTCGTGGACCCGCGTGCCAGCGGACAGCTCAGCGGGGTGCGGCTGGGGACCAGCCGCAGCGACGTGGTGCGAGCGGTCTGCGAGAGCGTCGCCTACGCGGCGCGGCACTGCTTCGAGGCGGCCGGGCTGGACGGCAAGCTGGTGGCCTGCGGCGGTGGCACGCGTTCGCACCCCTGGGCGCAGGTGTTCGCCGACGTGCTGGGACAGCCGCTGCACCTGCCGGACGACCCCGGCATGGGTGCCAGAGGGGCGGCCGTGACGGCCGCCCGCGCGCTGGGCGACGAGGTGGACTCGGGCGAGTGGACGCTGCCGCTGCGCGAGGTCGAGCCCAACCCGGGGGTGCGTGAGCGCTACGAGGACGGCTACCGCCGCTACCGCGAGACCCTGGACAGCATGCGCGAGCTCTGGCGCGACTGGATGGGCTGAGCCCGTCCGCCCGTGGTGGTTTCCGCGCGGAAACCACCACGCACCACCGTGCTGGTACTTCGTCGGGTTCGGACGTGCCCGCTCGATGTCGGTCCTGCCAGGGGGAAGTCAGCGGGAGGTAGCGCCGAGCGAGCCGTCACCGAGGCGAGTCGACGAAGTCCCGGCGAGCCCGTTGCGGAGATCGTCCGAGGGGCGGTACTCCTCGGAACCGACCGGAGGGCTCGCGGCCAGAACTGCAGGATCCCTCGTCCGGGCAGGCCGCGGGCTCTCCGCCTCGACCGGGACGCCGGCGAAGAAGTGTCCGGAGTGGACTATGAGCGCCCGCCGCTTCCGGGGCGCTCCGCCCCGTGTCCCACGTGGAACGAGGCCGGGAGCACGTGGAATTTTCTCCCCGGTTTGCCGAGTTCGCGAAATATGTTTCACTGCGACATGCGAGTGTTTCCTCGTCGCCTGTCTTTTTCCACTACGCCCCCCAGGACGTCAAGTACCCAGACACGGAGCAGTTGGCGAACACCGTGGTGGGCAGTGAATCCGATGCTCCCTTCGTGCTGTTCACCGGTTATCCGGAGTCCGACCGGATTCTGCTGCCCCGGCCGCGCTGCCCGGAGCTCGCCACCCCCTACGACGAGGTGCTGTACGCGCGCCGCACCTGCCGGGGCCACACCGAGGAACCGGTACCGCTCGAGGTGTTGAGCACGCTGCTCGCCACGGTGTTCGCCCCGGTGGACTACATCGACTGCGGGCGCTGCGCGCTGTTCCGCCGCACGAGTCCCGCGGGCGGGGCTCGCCAGGAGCTGGACGCCTACGTGGCGATCCGCAACGTCACCGGGGTGAGGCCGGGGACGTACCACTACAACCTCAGGGAGCACTCGCTGGAACTGCTCTCCGAGGGCTTCACCTCGGAGGAGGCGACCCACTTCTGCGCGGACCAGGAGTGGGCGCGTGGCGCGGCGTTCCTGGTGGTGCTCAGCGCGGTGGTCGACCGGATGCTGAGCAAGTACCCCACGCCGCGCTCCTACCGCGTGATGCTGCTCGACGCGGGGCACTTGGGGCAGACCTTCGCGCTGACCGCCACCGCCCTGGGGCTCGGACCAGCGCAGACCGGGGCGTTCCACGACTCGGTCGTCGCGGAGCGGCTGGGCCTGGACAACATCGGCAGCCCCCCGCTCTACGTGCTGGCGGCCGGGTACCCGGCCCTCGAGCAGACCGCGGCGCCACCGGTGGCCGGGGTGGAGACCTTCCGGCGCACCGACCTCGGCGGAGTCGCCACGGAGTCCGGCTGATCCGGTGGTCCGGTTTCACCTTCGTCCAGGGGACGTTCCCCGGAACTGACCGGAAGGAT
The nucleotide sequence above comes from Actinopolyspora erythraea. Encoded proteins:
- a CDS encoding 2-hydroxyacid dehydrogenase, whose translation is MRVLAAGDNFVGPDLLETAVRSQVDDPEVGKLKLPWPVEPFGPVGGVEEASGTEQQVIEAVEGAEVCVTQMAPFTERVFAAAPSLKLVAVSRGGPVNVDLAAATRAGVSVTYAPGRNAAAAAEYAVGMILAAMRRIPDSDSELKRGEWRGDFYAYPETGIELEGSTVGLVGYGAIGSRVARVLRAFGAEVLVADPYTDPDKLRADGVEPVALEEMLPRCSVVSLHARLTPETKHLLDADRLALLPEGAVLVNTARGGLLDYRPLPGLLRDGKLGALALDVYDEEPPPPEWPLHGAPNLITTPHLAGATRQTAHRAAGIVAAEVGRYARGEPAAHLANPDVLGSET
- a CDS encoding ribose-5-phosphate isomerase, which gives rise to MTVAVAADNAGVELKKLLAEQLEGDSRVGEVLDYGVHDDSDDRAYPRLGLAAAEAVARGEADRAVLVCGTGIGMCVSANKVEGVRATVAHDSYSAERSIKSNDCQVLTMGARVIGPELARRLVDEWLGYSFDPSSASAAKVAYITDYEHQS
- a CDS encoding FGGY-family carbohydrate kinase, whose translation is MITAVDIGTSLTKAAAFDDSGRVLVEASRHSRLEHHTDGRVEQDLDDVVSTVAAVVREVGERTGQRPRAVALTGQGDGLWLRDSAGRPVRRPISWMDGRAAPVVKRWQRDGVSRQVYDRTGNGLFPGAQGPLLAHLRDHEPESLREAAVAGYCVDSVLHVLTGEIGVDASDASVPFLDADTREYDEQALRACGLEEYRHLLPEPARPRQLFELGANGAELLGLPRGLPVTAGPFDLPACAVGGGLREFGDGLLIVGTTLACQVLTEVGKRRWQDEPSGMWLCTPEEDELLHGMPAMVGTASLDWVLELLGMEIGDLGGALETSPPGANDVSALPFLAPGGERSPFVDPRASGQLSGVRLGTSRSDVVRAVCESVAYAARHCFEAAGLDGKLVACGGGTRSHPWAQVFADVLGQPLHLPDDPGMGARGAAVTAARALGDEVDSGEWTLPLREVEPNPGVRERYEDGYRRYRETLDSMRELWRDWMG
- a CDS encoding SagB/ThcOx family dehydrogenase, whose protein sequence is MANTVVGSESDAPFVLFTGYPESDRILLPRPRCPELATPYDEVLYARRTCRGHTEEPVPLEVLSTLLATVFAPVDYIDCGRCALFRRTSPAGGARQELDAYVAIRNVTGVRPGTYHYNLREHSLELLSEGFTSEEATHFCADQEWARGAAFLVVLSAVVDRMLSKYPTPRSYRVMLLDAGHLGQTFALTATALGLGPAQTGAFHDSVVAERLGLDNIGSPPLYVLAAGYPALEQTAAPPVAGVETFRRTDLGGVATESG